CGGGCGAAGCACGCCGAGAGCGCTAGCGAAGCCGCCGTCGATGAGGGCGACGACTCCAGCAGTCGCAACGTGACGGTCGGCCAGTAGCGCCGCGGTCTCCCGCTCGCCCGTCGAGCGGTCACCACGCACCGTTACCCAATTCTTTTTTCACCCGCGGTTGTTACGGAGCGCATGGCTCGTACGAACCGCCAGCGCTTCTGGGACCTCCTGTGTGCGTTCGAGAACGCGGTGATGGCGCTGTTCGCCGTTGCGCTCCTGATTCTTCTGCTGACGCTGCTCACGCTGGCGAACCTCAACCGACTCTCGCCGGCGGCCACTATCATCACGCAGGTCAACCTCGTTCTGGCGACGGTTTTGCTACTCTCGACGGGGTACGTTCTGTACCGGTGCCGGGACTGAATACGACTCGCCGCCGATTCGCTCCGGCCCCGACTCACTCCTCGTCGTCCACGGGACCGTGCCCGCCGTCTCGCCTGCGAGTTTGCGGTAGCGGAGCCACCGCTGGCCGTTGGCACCGGTTCAGCGGACGGAGCGCGATTCAACGTCGTCGTCTCTAACTATCGGCAGAAAAGGATATCTTGTGGTCGGTCCAAGTAGCGGGTCGGGTCGATTCGTTACTCGGGGGCCTGGAGCAGGCCGGCGCGGGGCCACCATTCGCCGATGGTCATGATGTACGCGAGGGGGTTGTCGGACTCGAGGGGACGGGTCTCGGGGTCCTGATCCTCCGGCGTTTCCCATTCACCCGTGTTCACGTAGGGTGTCGTCCAGCGCTCGGTCAGCGGAAGCTTCGGGAGCTGCTGGTTCCAGGTCCACGCCAGTTGCAGCGCCAGTTCGTCCGACCGATCGGCGTCGGTAGTCGATCCGAGTTCGGCGACCGCGTCCTCCACGTTGTACTCCACGGTCTCGTCCTGGGAGTCCGGTGGCCACGCGATCTCGGTCGTCTTGGGGAACGCCAACTCTTCGCGCTGGTGGGTCTGGGTAAACGGGATGCGCAGGGAGAACCAGGGGGAGGTCTGCTCGGCGCCGCCGCCCCACCAGGCGATACGCATGTCGTACTCCTGGTTCTCGAACCGCTCGAAGAACGTCCCTGGCTCGATGATCTGCAGCTCCGAGGCGATGCCCGCCCGCGTGAGTTGTGTATTGACCGTCTCCGCTATCGTCGATATGGTCCCCCAGGACGCGGAGAGGACATCGGCGCGGAGCTGGTTGCCGTCCTCGTCGACCCACTTGTCGCCGTCCTTCTCGTAGCCCGCGGCCCGGAGCTCCTCCGCGGCGGCCTCCTCGTTCTTGGACTTCGGACCGTACTGGTTGAACGAGTCCTTGTAGTCGCCGGCGACCTCCTCGACCATCCCCAGGTCGCTGGCGAGGCCGGAGGGATACGGCGTCACGAAATTGGCCGTGATGTTATCGACGATGGCTTGCCGGTCGATCAGGTGGGCGATCGCTCGGCGCACCCGTGCATCACCGAGGTGCTCCGACTCTTGGTTGTAGTCCATCGCGTATCCGCCGTTGTCCGGCACCTTCACGTACTTGACCTCATCGGGGAGCGTCTGCCGGGTCTCGTCCGTGAAGTACGTGAAGTGATGACCGGACAGGTCGCCCGAGTTGAGCGACTGGACGACCCCACTCTTTTCGAGGATCGTCCGGTACGTCTGGTGGGCGAAGTTGACGTTCTCGGCCCACGGGTACTGGTCCCAGCGGTCGTACCGGACCCGCTCGGGGGTCACGTCACCGATCATGAACGGACCGTTCCCGACGGCCTCGTCGCTGGTGGGTGAGATGCTGTAGTCGAGTAGCTCCGCGACGATCTCGTCTTCCTCCTCGGTGCCTCCGGCGTTCTGGAGGTCTTCGAGCCACGACTTGAATACGGAGTGTTTGGCGTACAGGCGTTGCTCGGCGATGACGTCCTCCAGGATCGGCGGCGAGACCTCACCGACGTCGAGCACAAGCGTCGCGTCGTCCTCGACCGTGAGCCCGTTGATGAAGTCCCAGATCACGTGGCGGTTGTACTTCTCGATGCGCAACTGCGTCGCGACGTCCTGTGCGGTCACCGGGTCGCCGTCGTGCCACACGTGACCGTTGTCGACCTTCAGCACGAGCGACCCGTTGTCGTCCTGCCATTCCATGCTGGAGACGATTCGCCACTCGTAGTACGGTTCGTCGGTCTCGTGAATCGCCTTCCGCATGAACCGGTCGTACATCGGATTCCCACCCCAGTCGGTCGCGGCGTTATTCGTGGGATTCCAGTAGTTCAGGTTCCACTGTTCGGGTTCGATGTTCGTCACGTCCTTCCAGGTCTTGTCGACGACGCCGTCGCCCCCGCCGCTGCTGCCGCCGCTACTGTTACTCCCGCCGCCCCCGCCACTGTCACTGGAACATCCGGCGGTGAGTGCCGCACCCGCAGCGGTCGCTGCGAGGAGGCTACGCCTGGTTACGCGAGTCTGGCCGTCAGTCTGCTTCGACATAGTGAATGCGTGGGAAGTAGTAACGCATAAGTGTTGGGGACATGGGCCACAGACAGGGCGGTGCACACCGCCAGAGAGGGGCACTTCGACGCGGAAGCGCGTCCGTCGTGAAGCACGTCGACCGTCGTCTCGGGTCGCATAGGCGGCCAGTCCGGCCTCTCGACGGGTTTATGATTGGGGGGATACATCAGTGAGACAATGCCACGAGCGCCATCGAGACTCGCAGCGACAGTGACCGACGAGGGCGTCCCCGAGCGGTACGCGACGCCCTCGGGGGTCGGTCGATACGACCTGCAGACGAGACTATCCGACGCTGTCGACCGAATCGACGACAACGTCGCCCAGTTCTACGACCGGTTTCCGGGGCCGTCCAGCGAGGACCTCGTCTACCAACCCACGGACAACATGGGTGGGTGGACCACCTCGTTCTGGACCGGCCAGTGTTGGCTCGCCCACGAAGTCACGGGTCGAGAGCGGTTCCGCGACGCGGCCGAGACCCAACTCCGGACGTTCGACCGACGCCTCGCGGAGGGCGACGTGCTGACGCACGACCTCGGATTCCTCTACACCCTCTCGGCCGTCGCCGGATACGAGGTCACGGGGACAGAGCGGTACCGGGAGATGGCCGTCACCGCCGCGGACCATCTGACCGACCGGTTCTGGGACGCTCCCGGACTGCTCCAAGCGTGGGGCGACCCCGACAGCCCTGAGGCGGACGAGTGGGTTCACGGTCGGATGATCGTCGACACGATGATGAACCTCCCGCTGCTGTTTTGGGCCAGCGAGGCGACGGGCGAGGACGCCTACGCCGCCATCGCCGAGACGCACGCCCGGACGAACGCGGAGCATATCGTCAGACCGGACGGCTCGACGTTCCACACGTTCAAGTGCGATGCAACCTCGGGGGAACCGCTGGGTGGGGAGACCGCCCAGGGGTACGACGACGACTCGTGCTGGGCGCGCGGTCAGGCCTGGGCCATCTACGGCTACGCGCTCGCGGCCGAGTACGCGGACGAGATGGCGTACGCCGACCTCGCTGCGAAACTCGCGAACTACTACCTGCACCGCGTGGAACCCGACCACGTCCCCCGGTGGGATTTCGATGCGCCGGCCGACGACGAGGTGCGCGACACGTCGGCCGCCGCTATCGCGGCCTGTGGTCTCGTTCAACTCGCCGCCGTGCTCCCGGTCGCGGACGACAGAGCGGACCGGTACCGAAACGCCGCCCTGACGACGCTGGACTCGCTAGGCGAGCACTACGCGTCCGACCCCGAGCGGTCGAACGGTCTGCTCACCGACGCCGCGTACAACCGCGGCGAAGGCGACTACGATGAGTGCTGTCTCTGGGGCGATTACTTCTACGTCGAGGGACTGGTCCGCGCGGCGGAGGGATGGCGGCGGTATTGGTAGCACCGCGAACGAGAGGACGGCGCGCCGGGGCGTACTGACGGAGGTTCGACCGGTTCGACGCGTCGAATCGGCTGGGGATGAGCCAACAGCGGTTCTGCCCGCCGCGCCGAACGGACCGCCGTCAGAGCAGGCGCACGGGCTCGCTTCTCTCCGCGGACTCGTAGATTGCTTCGATGATATCGACGGCCTTGCGCGCCTCTACGGCGTCCAGCGGGTACGGCTCCTCGTCGTCGAGTCCGTCTATGAATCGCTTGATATTCCGGCGGTGGTTCGCGTAGTTCATGGCCACGTCCGCCTCCCCGTCGCCGGTGTCGCGGTCGGAGCCGAACTCCCGGCGAATCCGCTCGTCGTCCTCGCGTTCCTCGCGGAACTCCCAGGTGACCAGTTCGTCCGCCAGCATCTCCGCGGTCCCCTCGCGGCCGCCGAGTTGGATGCGCTGTGAGGACCCGGGATACATCGACGTCGCCCCCAGAATCTGTCCGACCGAGCCGTCTCGATAGCGAACGGAGGCGACGGCGGTGTCCTCGATTGCGATGCTGTCCTCGGCGTGAGCCAAGCGGTCGGTGTAGGCGAACACTTCCGCGATGGGGTTCTCGTCGCGGTCGAGGTCCATCGTCGCGCCGGCGAGCCACTGCACGAGGTCGATTCCGTGGATCGCCTGGTTCAGCAGTTCGCCGCCGTCGAGGTCCCGGGTACCCTGCCAGCCGCCGTCGTAGTAGTCGTCGTCGCGCCACCAGGGTACGTACGCGTTAGCGGCCGAGAGCTGTCCGAATCGGCCCGCGTCGGCCGCCTCGCGGACCCGCCGAAAGAGGGGGTCGAATCGCTGCTGGAACACGCCGCCGAGCGTGATTCCGGCGTCCTCTGCGGCGGCGACCATGCGGTCGATTCGGTCGGCCGTGATTTCGAGGGGCTTCTCGCAGAGGACATCCACGTTCCGCGCCGCGGCCGCGAGTGTCGGCTCCGAGTGTGCCCCGCTGGGCGTACAGACGATCAGGACGCCCGGGTCGGCTTCGTCGAGCATTCGGCCGGTATCGCCGTACCACTCGCAGTCGAACTCCGCGGCGAACTCGCGGCCCCGAGACTCGGTTCGGCACGACCCCGCGACGAGCGTGGCCCGGTTGAGGTCACGAATCGACAGCGCGTGCACCTCGGCCACGGTACCGATTCCGGCGATTGCTATCCGATGGTGGTCGGTCATGCTATCGGGTGTCGTGTCACGCAGTCGCAAAAAGACACCGGCGTCGCGCCGCGAGCGACGGTGAATTTCGGCGTTTCCGATCCGTCAAAGGGAGAATCGTGCTGTCGCACCGGCCTTCAAGCCGGGTCGCCCGCCTCCTCACCACGACCGCGTCGTCTCCGGGAAATCGGTGTTCGGGGGAGTCCCCCACGGCTTTTTGAGCCCGTCGGACGAACCACGGGACGATGAACCCACTCGATGGTAACCCGCTAGCAACCCGTAGAGACCTGCAGAACGCGGCCCGGTCGTTGCTCGTACCGCTGGAACAACACGCTAGCCCGGGCGGCGCCAGAGTCAGACCGGGCGTCACGGGGGCGCATTTTCCGACCCTCGCGGCGGAACTAGAGGGGTTCGCGAGGCCGTTGTGGGGCGCGGCCCCGCTCGCGGCGGGCGGCGGCGACTTCGATTACTGGGAACGCTACCGGACGGGACTGGCCAACGGGACCAACCCCGAACACGAGGAGTACTGGGGCGCGGTGACCGACTACTCGCAGACGGCCGTGGAGATGGCACCCATCGGCGTCGCTCTCGCATTGGCGACTGACGACCTCTGGCGACCGCTCACGGACGACACGCAGGCGGCCGTCGCCGACTGGCTTCGGAGAATCAACGACGTGGACGTGCCGGACTCAAACTGGCTGTTCTTCCGCGTGCTCGCGAACGAGGGGCTCCGAGCGGTCGGTTCGGAGCCGGACGAGGAGCGGGTGCGTCAGGACCTCGACCGTCTCGAATCGTTCGCCCTGTCGGACGGCTGGTACGGCGACGGTCCCGACGGACACTGCGACTACTACACCGCGTGGGAACTGCACACCGACGGGCTGTTGTACGCGACGTTGGCCGACGACCGCGACCCGGAACGGGCCGACCGAATCCGCGACCGCGCCCGAGCGTTCGCTGGCGAGTTCGACCGGTGGTTCGCCGCCGACGGCGGCGCGCTCCCGTACGGTCGAAGCCTCACCTACCGGTTCGCACAGGGCGCGTTCTGGGGTGCACTGGCCTTCGCGGGCGTGGAGGCGTTTCCATGGGGAGAGCTGAAAGCACGGTGGCTCCGGCACCTCCGTTGGTGGGCCGGGCGGCCCGTCTTCACCGCCGACGGCGTGCTCTCGCTCGGCTACGCGTACCCGACGCTGAAGATGACCGAGTCGTACAACTCCCCCTCTTCGCCCTACTGGGCGATGAAGTTCTTCCTCCCGCTGGCGCTGTCCGCCGACCACCCGTTCTGGCAGGCCGAGGAACGGACGCCCGACCGGCCGAGCGACGTCGTCAGCCAAGAACCACCGGGGATGGTACTCCAACCCGACGACGGGCAGGTGTGCGCGCTCTGCGCCGGGACGGCCTCGGGCGACGCGGAGAAGTACAACAAGTTCGCCTACTCCACCCGCTTCGGGATGAACGTAGCCGACGGAAACGGCCGGACCGGTGCCGCTCCCGACGGGACGCTCCTCCTGAGCGACGACGACGAGCGATTCCGGCGGCGGCAGCAGATTGTCGACCGAGACGTCCGCGATAACGTCGTCTACTCCCGCTGGGAACCGTGGGACGACGTCACCGTCGATAGCTGGCTCGCTCCGGCGCCGCCGTGGCACGTCCGTCTCCACCGTATCAAGACGGACCGCACGCTGACGAGCGTCGAGGGGGGATTTCCGGTTCCGGCGGACGGGCACGCGAGCGCCGCAACCGATGGAACTGCGGCCGCCGCGGCCGCCGCTGGCGACAGCCTCCTTCGGACGCTCGACGGGACCCGAGAGGGCGCAGTCGAATCCCTGCCACCGAACACGAACCTGCTTTGTCCTCGAACAGTGGTGCCGACCCTATGCGGCGAGCACGAACCCGGGACGACGTGGCTCGCGACGGGCGTCCTCGGCGGCCCGATGGGAATCGTTGCCGAGTATCCTGACTCCGTTACTAATCCGTCCGCTCCCGCGGACTTCACCGCGAATCAGCGCAGGGAGAGTGGCGACGACACGGCCGCACTCACGCGCCAGTGGGCCGCGCCTCCCGCGTCGGCGTCGAACGACCGCGACCTCGCGGTGGCTACCGACGTCGCCGGTCCCGAATACGATCGGATTGAGGACGGACACGTCATCACCGCAGGAGATGGGCGGACGCTGCTACGGGTCGACCCGTCCCCTCCTCGCCGGTGACGCCGACGGCCGTGGTGTTTCTGTGCGGATACGGCTACCATCTCGGGAGAAGTGCACGCGCGGACGCGACTGCCGACCCTCGGCCGAATCGAACGGCGACGAGACGACGCGTCTCGGGAGGCGAACGGCCGGGCGAGTCCACTAATACTATCGTGCTCGCCAGCAGTGCTCGGCCATCATTGCTCACACTACTATTATTGTAATGGGTTCCGCGAATCGACGTAGAACGACCCGTACACCGAGAAAACACACGTGACGCTGAGAGGGAGAGGCGCCCCCGTTTCCAGTATATCTGGAAACTCTCTTCCGGGATTGGGTTCCCACTCTTGGCGGGAGAGGAGTAGTACGGGTGGGACTCCGTCTCCATCCGTCCGGTACCCGAATTCTTTTCGCGAAGACCGGTGATAGCACTACCTATGCGAGTCACCGTCATCGGAGCGACCGGACACATCGGCACCTACCTGGTACCGCGACTGGTGCGAGCCGGCCACGAAGTCGTCGCGGTCAGTCGAGGAGAGCGGGACCCCTATCAGGACGATGGTGCATGGACCGACGTCGAGTCGGTCGAACTCGACCGCGAAGCCGCCGAGGAACGCGGCGAGTTCGGCAAGGCGATCGCGGCCACCGACCCGGACGCCGTCGTCGACCTGATCTGCTTCGAACCGGAGAGCGCCGAATCGCTCGTCGCGTCGCTACGCGGGGAGGTCCAACACCTGCTGCACTGCGGGACTGTCTGGGTTCACGGTCCGAGCGACGTCGTCCCCACGACCGAGGACGCCCCTCGCACGCGCCGGCCGCTCGGCGAGTACGGGCAGAAGAAGGCCGAAATCGAGGCGTACCTACTCGACGAGGCGCGACGGAACGGCTTCCCGGCGACCGTCCTCCATCCCGGCCACATCGTGGGTCCCGGCTGGGAGCCCCTCAATCCGGCCGGCAACTTCGACACCGAGGTGTTCTCGCGACTCGCGCGGGGCGAGGAGGTCGCACTCCCCAACTTCGGGCTCGAAACCGTCCACCACGTCCACGCTGACGACGTGGCGCAGGGCTTCCAGCGTGCGCTCGAACGCTGGTCGGCGTCCGTCGGCGAGAGCTTCCACGTCGTCTCACCGCGGGCGCTCACCCTCCGCGGCTACGCCGAGGCCGTCGCCGGGTGGTTCGGGCGGGACGCCAACCTCACGTACCTCCCGTTCGGCGAGTGGGCCGACCGGCCCGAATACGACGAGACGGACGTCGAGGCGACCGAGGAACACATCCGCTACAGCCCGAACGCGAGCATCGAGAAGGCCCGCGAGCGACTCGGATACGAACCGCGGTACACCTCGCTCGAAGCGGTCCGCGAGGCGGTCGAAGCCCTGACCGAAGCCGGCGAAATCGATTCGGACGAGTAGCGCGTCCGCGTCGGAGAATTCCCGAGACTCGCAGACACGCCAGCGATTCGAGATGTAGGAGCATCATATTGATGGTGTTTGTCTCGCGTACGCCGTTGAATCTATCGCGGGACTCTGCAGCTCCGTGTGGAGATATTTCAGAAGTATTTCTCCGTAGAAGACTCACCGATTCGACTTCAAGAGCTGCTTCGAGCGGTTCACGATGGAAAGCAGAAACAGAAGGTACCGAGACGAACGTCGATTCGCGTCTGGGCGTTGTGCGAGGCCAGGTTCTCACAGCGTGCAGGTCGAACGTGGAATTCGGTCGGAAGTAGTAGAACTTCGCCCTGTGCTCGTCGCGGATGCGCATCTCGTCCTTGACGTCCGCGTCGTATTTGAAGTGAAAAATCCGATGGTAGTCGTCGATCTCGAGTACGCCGAAACGGGTGCATATCGTTCGACGTTCCGGACGGACGCCCGGAGACGGCGGCGGGGAGGCCGTCGTTTCTCGAAGGCACCCGTCCGGTTCAATTTCTTTGCGGAGGCGGTCGTATCCCACCGGTACAGTTGAGATTGGATTCTATAGGGCGGGTTTCGAAGACGCCATTCGGGAGAACAGCAATCGCTCTCGATAGCTGCTCGCTCCTTACAACTATATACCTGTAATTTGGAGACGTTCGGTATGCCCCGAGTACCGGTAGTCGGATGCGGACAGTAAAAATCCGGTACTCGAAACGGTAAGTCGCCGAATCGGACGCGTTGTGGAAGACTGCGTCGACTATCGCGCAACAGCGGGTGAGGTAGGAGGGGAGTAAGCCGGCCGTCCGGCCGTCACTCGAAGCGGTCGAGACCGAACATATCGATCTGATGGTCGCTCTCCCCGTCCATCGCGAGGTCGGCCAGGGTTTCGCCGATGGCGCTCGCGAACTTGAACCCGTGACCCGAGAACCCCGCTCCGACGGCGACTTGGGGGTGCTCGGGGAGCGTATCGAGGATGAAGTGTTCGTCCGGCGAGTTCGTGAACAGGCAGGTCGAGAGCCGCATCGTCGGGCCCGCGGCCTGCGGGAAGTACTTCTCGGTGACGTCGCGGAGCAGCGCCTCGTCGGCCCGGTCCGGTTCCCGCTGGAAGTCGTCCGGGTCAACCTGCTCGTCGCGGTGGTGGTACTTCCCGAGTTTGAACCCGGGCACGTCGTGGACCGGGAAACCGTAGAAGCGCCCTTCGGGAACGCTAAGGTTCCAGACCGGGTGGTTACCGGGCTGGAAGTTCGACGGCGCCTCGGGCTGGAACCACGCCAGCGCCTGTCGCTCGGGGACCGCCAGCCCCTCCAACGCGTCGGCGAGTTTGTGGTTCCATGCGCCCGCGGCGAGCACGAGGCGGTCGGCGACGTACACCCCCTGGTCGGTTCGGACCCGGACGCCGCCGTCGTTCGTCTCGTTCCAGTCGTGGACCTGCTCGCGGGCGCGCACTTCGGCGCCGTTGGCCTGCGCGAGCACCGTGTGGCCGATGATGGCCTGTTCGGGGATGACGAATCCGCCGTCCTCCTGGTAGACGGCGCGGTACTCCTCGGGCAGTTCGTAGCCGGGGAACCGCTCGTTCACCTCGGCGCCCGTGAGTTCCTCGTAGGGGATGTCGTGCTCTTCACAGGAGCGCTTCGACCCGGCGAACACGGGATTGTCCGCGGGTCCCGCGTCGATGGACCCGGTCCGCTGGATCAGGTCGCGCCCCGTCTTCTCTGCAAGGTCGTCCCAGAGGTCGTAGGCCCGCTCGATAAGCGGCACGTACGAGGGGTGTTCGTAGTACGCGCGCCGGATGATGCGCGTGACACCGTGCGAAGACCCCTTCGTGTGAGGAATGTCGTACCGTTCTAATCCAAGGACGTCCAGACCGCGCTCGGCGAGGTGGTAGGTGGTCGCGCTCCCCATTCCACCCACGCCGACCACGATAGCGTCGTACCGATCGTGACTCGTGTTCACAGTAGTGTCGTTCGGTAGTCTCGCTCTTTATTGTTTAGGTTCGTCGGTCGAGTCGTCGTTTCGTTCGTCCGCGACGCGGGGCCTCCGACGCGGGTTCGCGTCCCGAACGAGTGGCCGACGGGACGCGCCGAAATTCGTGGGGCGGGAATATTGTGACACCGACAGTCGTCACTCGCAGACGGGGAACTCGCCGCAGAGACGTTCGAGCGTCGATGCGACCCGGTCGCGGACGGCGGCGGCGAACTTCTCCCCGCACGCGACGCTGCTCGAACGGTGTGATTCGTGACACGAGTTGTCTCACTGCGGCGCCATCCACAACGTATCCGCTTGCTGTTACGTCGAGGTTCGAAGCTTCGACGAAACTCGTAAAGTGGACATCGGCGGCGCATTGTGACGGGATGCCGCGTCCCCGCCGGCGAGCGACGCGCGGCGAGGACGACGACGGGCGCCCGGAGCGAGCGACTCCGGACTACTTCCGAGGCGGCCGTTCGGTGTCGTGTTCGGCGACCGTTTCGAGCAGGTCCACCAACGCCTCGCTCGCGGCGTCGAGGAGGTCCTCGCCCAGGTCGGCGCTCGCCTCGCGCGGGTCGCCGACGACGCCGTTCTCGGTGAACTCGGCCGAGTCGAACGCGAGGTTGACTTTCCCCTTCCAGTTCCCCCAGCGCCGGGTCCCCTCCGCCGCCGCGTCGTCGAGGCGGTCCTCGCGCACCGCGTCGGGGTTCGCGTGTTGGAGCAGCGACGTCTCCAGCGCACCGCCGTGCCCCATGGGCGGAGCGTCCTCGCCGACCGCCTCGAACCACGTGAACGGGACCGCGTACGCGTCGTCGTGGCGGGTGATCGTTCCGGCGACCTCCCGAAGGGCAGCCACGTTTCCGCCGTGGCCGTTCACGAGCACCACGCGGTCGAAGCCGTGGAACGCCAGACTCTCGACGATGTCGCGGACGTACGACCGGAACGTCGACTCGGACGTCCAGAGCGTCCCCGAGAACTGTCGGTGTTCCTCGGCGACGCCGACGGAGACGGCCGGGGACACGGCGACCGGGTCGTCGAGTCGGTCGGCGGCGGTTTCGGCGACCGTCTCGGCGTTGAGCGTGTCGGTGCCGAGCGCGGCGTGCGGTCCGTGCTGCTCCGTGCTTCCGATCGGTACCATCGCCAGATTCGTCTCCGCGTCGCGAACTTCGGTCCACGTCGCACTTTGGATGTCCATACGTTGCTGCTCTGTTCGAGCTACATAAGACTCCGCCCCGCCCGCGGGTCGGCGAACGCCGCAGTCGAGAACGCGTCCGCCGGTCGCCCCCCTCGGCGACCACGCACAGCGAACGCGTTGTGCACGCAGTCGCCGCGGCCGGCCGCATCGGGCACCCGTTCGACCGCCGTCGAGACGGCACCGCCGCGCGCGAACCGTCGGTAGTCGTTACTCGTAGACGTGGACGCTCCCCGTCGCGTTCTCTTCGATGTAGTCCCAGTCGTACTCGACGCCGAGGCCGGGGCCGTCCGGAACGGGAACGGTTCCGTCCGAGGAGACGGTCTCCAGTTCGTCCGAGTAGTCTCCGAGGTACACCGGCGGGACGGTGTTCCCGCAGTCCGGATGGACCAAGGAGACCTCGTAGTAGTTCGTGTTCCGCGTCGCGGCCATGCAGTGTCTGGACGCCGGTCCGGGGGCGTGGAACTCGACGTCGAGGCCGAACCCCTCGGCGACCTTCGCGATTTTCATCGCGCCCGTGATGCCGCCGTCGTACTCGGGGTCCGCGCGGACGAGGTCGGTCGCGCCGTTGGCGATGAAGTCGCTGTGGAGTTCGAGTCCGCGGACGTGTTCGGTCTGCAACACCGGCGTGTCGAGTTCCTCGCAGAGACGCTCGTGGGCGTGCATCGAGATGCCGCCGTCTCGATAGGGGTCTTCGTACCAGAGATAGTCCTCCTTGTCGAGGGCTCGTCCGACTTTCAGCGCGTCGAGGTACGTCTCGTACTCGCAGGCCGGGTCGAGCATGAGGTCCATCTCGTCGCCGACCCGTTCGCCGACGGCGTGCACCATCGCTATCTCTCGGTCGATGTCGCGGTCGGCGTCCGAGCCGCCCCAACTGTGTATCTTGTACGCCGGGTAGCCGATGTCCCGACACGTCTCGGCGAAGTCGGCGAACGCCTCCGGGGAATCGAGGCCGCCGTTCGTGTCGCCGAAGTACGTCGACGCGTACGCCGGCAACTCGGTCCGATAGGTGCCGAGCAGTTCGTGGATGGGGGCGTCGTAGTACTTCCCGGCGAGGTCCCAGAGGGCGATGTCGATGGGACCGATGCCCATACGGTCGTACTTCCGGAGGGCGCGTTTGATCTCGCTCCAGTGTCGTTCGCGGTCGAGCGGATTCTTGCCGACGAGGTAGTCGCCGAATAGGTTGATCTGCGCCGCACCCGGCGAACTCCCGCCGACGTACGTGCCCGTCACTCCTTCGTTCGTGTGCACTTTTATCGCGAACAGCTTTCGGTCGAGGACGCTGCCGGGGTCGTACACCGGGTTGAACCCGTGGCCGT
This genomic stretch from Halogeometricum sp. S1BR25-6 harbors:
- the solA gene encoding N-methyl-L-tryptophan oxidase, whose translation is MNTSHDRYDAIVVGVGGMGSATTYHLAERGLDVLGLERYDIPHTKGSSHGVTRIIRRAYYEHPSYVPLIERAYDLWDDLAEKTGRDLIQRTGSIDAGPADNPVFAGSKRSCEEHDIPYEELTGAEVNERFPGYELPEEYRAVYQEDGGFVIPEQAIIGHTVLAQANGAEVRAREQVHDWNETNDGGVRVRTDQGVYVADRLVLAAGAWNHKLADALEGLAVPERQALAWFQPEAPSNFQPGNHPVWNLSVPEGRFYGFPVHDVPGFKLGKYHHRDEQVDPDDFQREPDRADEALLRDVTEKYFPQAAGPTMRLSTCLFTNSPDEHFILDTLPEHPQVAVGAGFSGHGFKFASAIGETLADLAMDGESDHQIDMFGLDRFE
- a CDS encoding creatininase family protein — translated: MDIQSATWTEVRDAETNLAMVPIGSTEQHGPHAALGTDTLNAETVAETAADRLDDPVAVSPAVSVGVAEEHRQFSGTLWTSESTFRSYVRDIVESLAFHGFDRVVLVNGHGGNVAALREVAGTITRHDDAYAVPFTWFEAVGEDAPPMGHGGALETSLLQHANPDAVREDRLDDAAAEGTRRWGNWKGKVNLAFDSAEFTENGVVGDPREASADLGEDLLDAASEALVDLLETVAEHDTERPPRK
- a CDS encoding enolase C-terminal domain-like protein; amino-acid sequence: MSLEITRIESTEFSYPLEDVGTDGHGFNPVYDPGSVLDRKLFAIKVHTNEGVTGTYVGGSSPGAAQINLFGDYLVGKNPLDRERHWSEIKRALRKYDRMGIGPIDIALWDLAGKYYDAPIHELLGTYRTELPAYASTYFGDTNGGLDSPEAFADFAETCRDIGYPAYKIHSWGGSDADRDIDREIAMVHAVGERVGDEMDLMLDPACEYETYLDALKVGRALDKEDYLWYEDPYRDGGISMHAHERLCEELDTPVLQTEHVRGLELHSDFIANGATDLVRADPEYDGGITGAMKIAKVAEGFGLDVEFHAPGPASRHCMAATRNTNYYEVSLVHPDCGNTVPPVYLGDYSDELETVSSDGTVPVPDGPGLGVEYDWDYIEENATGSVHVYE